Proteins from a single region of Sandaracinaceae bacterium:
- a CDS encoding glutathione S-transferase family protein encodes MTVQLYAIPFACSLAAHLALREGGIPFDITWVSRDPNSEGRRALAAVEPKGKVAVLVTSDGRVISENAAVLHYIERVGTWADAPDLDAQLARLAWLSYIGTELHKQVLATHFDFAAPQVSKADVVARHLPRVLAHLDATLARTPFLTGQGLTVADTYLFWALVLVPQLGVRRSAYPALARFWGALNERPSVVQTLAAEREAYERTKDDAAS; translated from the coding sequence ATGACCGTCCAGCTCTACGCCATCCCATTCGCTTGCTCCCTCGCGGCCCACCTCGCGCTGCGCGAGGGTGGCATCCCCTTCGACATCACCTGGGTCTCGCGCGACCCGAACTCCGAGGGGCGTCGCGCGCTCGCCGCGGTCGAGCCCAAGGGCAAGGTGGCCGTGCTGGTCACGAGCGACGGCCGCGTCATCAGCGAGAACGCTGCCGTGCTGCACTACATCGAGCGCGTGGGGACGTGGGCCGACGCGCCGGACCTCGACGCGCAGCTCGCGCGCCTCGCGTGGCTCTCGTACATCGGTACGGAGCTGCACAAGCAGGTGCTGGCCACCCACTTCGACTTCGCCGCGCCGCAGGTCTCGAAGGCAGACGTCGTCGCGCGCCACCTGCCGCGCGTCCTGGCACACCTCGATGCGACGCTGGCCCGCACGCCCTTCCTGACGGGGCAGGGGCTCACGGTGGCCGACACGTACCTGTTCTGGGCGTTGGTGCTGGTGCCACAGCTGGGCGTCCGGCGCAGCGCGTACCCCGCCCTCGCGCGCTTCTGGGGTGCGCTGAACGAACGCCCCAGCGTCGTGCAGACCCTGGCCGCCGAGCGTGAGGCGTACGAGCGGACAAAGGACGACGCAGCTTCCTGA
- a CDS encoding LysR family transcriptional regulator, protein MDLTWMRTLVAVAETGAIGEAARVVGLSQPALSRRVQQLEEEFGAELIERSGRGIALTDVGRLVVAEGRTLIGRYDRLKEEVQRRVRLEAGVVRVGGGATAVSYVLPKTIGVFRSAHPDVRIDVWEAGSRDVEDAVRRESLELGLVTLGSGSPRHADLVVRPVCTDRIVLVAGQGHPLADKRRVTAAQLEDQSLVGFEAGTAIRDLVDTALRQAGVSMKVMMELRSIGAILKMVEITGSLAFISELGAPSGRAIKVQGLNVTRRLALVSKKGRPLSPAAQAFAQAIIAER, encoded by the coding sequence ATGGACCTGACGTGGATGCGGACGCTCGTGGCGGTGGCGGAGACCGGAGCGATCGGTGAGGCGGCGCGGGTCGTGGGGCTCTCGCAGCCCGCCCTGAGCCGACGGGTGCAGCAACTCGAGGAGGAGTTCGGTGCCGAGCTCATCGAACGCAGCGGGCGCGGCATCGCGCTCACCGACGTAGGGCGGCTGGTGGTGGCCGAGGGCCGCACCCTCATCGGACGCTATGACCGGCTCAAGGAGGAGGTGCAGCGGCGGGTGCGCCTGGAGGCGGGAGTCGTGCGCGTAGGCGGGGGCGCGACCGCGGTGAGCTACGTTCTTCCCAAGACCATAGGCGTGTTCCGTAGCGCCCACCCCGACGTGCGCATTGACGTCTGGGAGGCGGGCTCACGCGACGTGGAGGACGCGGTGCGACGGGAGTCGCTCGAGCTCGGGCTGGTGACCCTGGGCTCGGGCTCGCCTCGTCACGCAGACCTGGTCGTGCGCCCGGTCTGCACGGACCGCATTGTGCTCGTCGCCGGACAGGGGCATCCACTGGCCGACAAGCGCCGCGTCACGGCGGCGCAGCTCGAAGACCAGAGCCTGGTCGGCTTCGAGGCCGGCACCGCCATCCGTGACCTGGTGGACACCGCCCTGCGCCAGGCCGGCGTCAGCATGAAGGTCATGATGGAGCTGCGGAGCATCGGCGCCATCCTGAAGATGGTCGAGATCACCGGCAGCCTGGCGTTCATCTCCGAGCTGGGCGCGCCCAGTGGCCGCGCGATCAAGGTGCAAGGCCTCAACGTCACCCGCCGCCTGGCCCTGGTCTCCAAGAAGGGGCGCCCCCTCAGCCCCGCCGCACAGGCCTTCGCGCAGGCCATCATCGCCGAGCGCTAG
- a CDS encoding bifunctional aconitate hydratase 2/2-methylisocitrate dehydratase, translating into MSAYESYLGEIEDRKKQGLHAKPIDDAGLLGEVIALIKDPASPHREDALRFFVYNTLPGTTSAAGVKAAFLEEIVRGHVSVPEISKAAALEQLGHMKGGPSIKVLLDLALGDDAQIAEDAGAVLETQVFLYEADTDRLKQALDAGNPIARRVVESYAKAEFFTKLPELPETIDVVSYVAGVGDISTDLLSPGSEAHSRSDRELHGKCMIDEKAQQELVALQAQHPDKRVMLVAEKGTMGVGSSRMSGVNNVALWVGKQASEYVPFINIAPVVAGTNGISPIFLTTVDVTGGIGLDLKNWVKRTDADGNLVRDENGDPVLEQAYSVDTGTVFTINTKTKKLYQGDKEVMDVSRAFTPQKMEFMRAGGSYAIVFGKKLQTFAAQALGVAPTPVFAPSKEVSNEGQGLTAVEKIFNRNAVGATPGKVLHAGSDVRVKVNIVGSQDTTGLMTSQELEMMAATVISPVVDGAYQSGCHTASVWDKKAQANIPRLMKFMNDFGLITARDPKGQYHAMTDVIHKVLNDLTVDDWAIIIGGDSHTRMSKGVAFGADSGTVALALATGEASMPIPQSVKVTFKGAMKPYMDFRDVVHATQAQMLSQFGGDNVFQGRVIEVHIGTLASDQAFTFTDWTAEMKAKASICISNDETLIESLEIAKGRIQIMIDKGMDNANKVLQGLVDRANKRIAEIRSGEKPALAPDANAKYFAEVVIDLDQIDEPMIADPDVNNEDVSKRYTHDTIRDLTYYKGEKKVDLGFVGSCMVHKGDMKILAHMLKNLKAQNGTVAFKAPLVVAPPTYNIVDELKAEGDWEVLQEFAGFEFDDSAPKNTARTKYDNTMYLERPGCNLCMGNQEKAEKGDTVMATSTRLFQGRVVADSPEKKGESLLASTPVVVLSTILGRTPTIDEYKAAVSGITLTDFAPPTESMTAKGDDLVMLRRS; encoded by the coding sequence ATGAGCGCATACGAGAGTTATCTGGGGGAAATCGAAGACCGGAAGAAGCAGGGCCTCCACGCGAAGCCGATCGACGACGCGGGGCTCCTCGGCGAGGTCATCGCGCTGATCAAGGACCCGGCCAGCCCCCACCGCGAAGACGCCCTGCGCTTCTTCGTCTACAACACGCTTCCGGGCACTACCAGCGCAGCCGGTGTGAAAGCGGCCTTCCTCGAGGAGATCGTCCGCGGCCACGTGAGTGTCCCGGAGATCAGCAAGGCCGCTGCGCTCGAGCAGCTCGGTCACATGAAGGGCGGCCCCTCCATCAAGGTCCTCCTGGATCTAGCGCTCGGCGACGACGCGCAGATCGCGGAGGACGCAGGCGCGGTGCTCGAGACCCAGGTCTTCCTGTACGAGGCCGACACCGACCGCCTCAAGCAGGCGCTCGATGCCGGCAACCCCATCGCCCGCAGAGTCGTCGAGAGCTACGCCAAGGCCGAATTCTTCACCAAGCTCCCGGAGCTTCCCGAGACCATCGACGTGGTGAGCTACGTCGCTGGCGTGGGCGACATCTCGACGGACCTGCTGTCGCCCGGGAGCGAGGCCCACTCCCGCTCCGACCGTGAGCTGCACGGCAAGTGCATGATCGACGAGAAGGCGCAGCAGGAGCTCGTCGCCCTGCAGGCGCAGCACCCGGACAAGCGCGTGATGCTGGTCGCGGAGAAAGGCACCATGGGCGTGGGCTCGTCGCGCATGTCTGGCGTCAACAACGTGGCCCTGTGGGTCGGCAAGCAGGCCAGCGAGTACGTGCCGTTCATCAACATCGCGCCGGTCGTGGCAGGCACCAACGGCATCTCGCCCATCTTCCTGACCACGGTGGACGTCACTGGCGGCATCGGCCTCGACCTGAAGAACTGGGTCAAGCGGACCGACGCGGACGGCAACCTGGTGCGCGACGAGAACGGCGACCCCGTGCTCGAGCAGGCGTACTCCGTAGACACGGGCACCGTCTTCACCATCAACACGAAGACCAAGAAGCTCTATCAGGGCGACAAGGAGGTCATGGACGTCTCGCGCGCGTTCACGCCGCAGAAGATGGAGTTCATGCGCGCCGGCGGCTCCTACGCCATCGTCTTCGGCAAGAAGCTGCAGACCTTCGCCGCGCAGGCGCTCGGCGTCGCGCCGACGCCCGTGTTCGCCCCGTCGAAGGAGGTCTCCAACGAGGGGCAGGGCCTGACCGCGGTCGAGAAGATCTTCAACCGCAACGCCGTGGGCGCCACGCCCGGCAAGGTCCTGCACGCCGGCTCCGACGTCCGCGTGAAGGTGAACATCGTGGGTTCGCAGGACACCACCGGCCTGATGACGTCTCAGGAGCTGGAGATGATGGCGGCCACGGTCATCTCGCCGGTCGTCGACGGCGCGTACCAGTCCGGCTGTCACACCGCGTCGGTGTGGGACAAGAAGGCCCAGGCGAACATCCCGCGGCTGATGAAGTTCATGAACGACTTCGGTCTGATCACCGCGCGTGACCCGAAGGGCCAGTACCACGCCATGACCGACGTCATTCACAAGGTCCTCAACGACCTGACCGTGGATGACTGGGCCATCATCATCGGCGGTGACTCACACACCCGGATGTCCAAGGGCGTCGCGTTCGGTGCCGACTCCGGTACGGTCGCGCTGGCGCTGGCCACGGGCGAGGCGTCCATGCCGATCCCGCAGTCGGTCAAGGTGACCTTCAAGGGCGCCATGAAGCCCTACATGGACTTCCGCGACGTGGTGCACGCCACGCAGGCGCAGATGCTGAGCCAGTTCGGGGGGGACAACGTCTTCCAGGGCCGCGTCATCGAGGTGCACATCGGCACGCTGGCCTCCGACCAGGCTTTCACCTTCACCGACTGGACCGCCGAGATGAAGGCCAAGGCCTCCATCTGCATCTCCAACGACGAGACGCTGATCGAGTCGCTGGAGATCGCCAAGGGCCGCATCCAGATCATGATCGACAAGGGCATGGACAACGCGAACAAGGTCCTTCAGGGCCTCGTCGACCGCGCCAACAAGCGCATCGCCGAGATCCGCTCCGGCGAGAAGCCCGCTCTGGCACCGGACGCGAACGCCAAGTACTTCGCCGAGGTGGTGATCGATCTCGACCAGATCGACGAGCCCATGATTGCCGACCCCGACGTGAACAACGAGGACGTGTCCAAGCGCTACACCCACGACACCATCCGCGACCTGACCTACTACAAGGGCGAGAAGAAGGTCGACCTCGGCTTCGTGGGCTCCTGCATGGTGCACAAGGGCGACATGAAGATCCTCGCGCACATGCTGAAGAACCTGAAGGCTCAGAACGGTACCGTCGCGTTCAAGGCTCCGCTGGTGGTCGCGCCGCCCACCTACAACATCGTCGACGAGCTCAAGGCCGAAGGCGACTGGGAAGTGCTGCAGGAGTTCGCCGGCTTCGAGTTCGACGACTCCGCGCCCAAGAACACCGCCCGCACCAAGTACGACAACACGATGTACCTGGAGCGCCCCGGCTGCAATCTGTGCATGGGCAACCAGGAGAAGGCCGAGAAGGGTGACACCGTGATGGCGACGTCGACGCGCCTGTTCCAGGGCCGCGTGGTGGCCGACTCCCCCGAGAAGAAGGGCGAGTCTCTGCTGGCGTCCACGCCCGTCGTGGTGCTGTCGACCATCCTCGGCCGCACCCCGACCATCGACGAGTACAAGGCCGCCGTGTCGGGCATCACCCTGACGGACTTCGCACCGCCGACCGAGTCCATGACCGCCAAGGGCGACGACCTCGTCATGCTGCGCCGGAGCTGA
- a CDS encoding long-chain-fatty-acid--CoA ligase: MTHDAPIIPKAERRNHWMNHVAGHASMRPEQVAFRYRDVPTTWKQTHERSRAFAAGLGRRGVGFGDRVLMLVLNRTEVIEAVLGINTLGAMAVPVNIRLAPPEIAYIVDDADGDVLIVDEPLIPLVGAVKQLTTRIKRVIVLGKAPDGMEAFDDVVAEGSAGFEAPDVPEDTPALIMYTSGTTGRPKGAMLDHGNMVAQSITCIRAMNVFREDDVAFMTAPLFHIAGWGSLAPNLMLGIRTVIHPLGGFDPGALLDAYEKEGATTAFNVPEQWKALCAHPDATSKGRKLRIISWGAAPASLTLLQKMGETFPNALNVAVFGQTEMSPITCVLRGDDSARKIGSVGLPVPTIQYRVVDDAMNDVSRGEVGEIIYRGPTLMQGYWRKPAETADAFEGGWFHSGDLVRQDDEGYVWVVDRKKDMIISGGENIYCAEVENALATHPDILDAAVYGRADAKWGEIPVAAVVLRPGASLDVETLQTYLNAHLARFKQPKALVVLSELPRNAGGKVVKGTLRKNDPA, translated from the coding sequence ATGACGCACGACGCCCCCATCATCCCGAAGGCCGAGCGACGCAACCACTGGATGAACCACGTGGCAGGCCACGCGAGCATGCGCCCGGAGCAGGTCGCCTTCCGCTACCGCGACGTGCCTACCACGTGGAAGCAGACCCACGAGCGCTCGCGGGCGTTCGCGGCGGGGCTCGGGCGGCGGGGCGTGGGCTTCGGTGACCGGGTGCTGATGCTGGTGCTCAACCGCACGGAGGTGATCGAAGCCGTGCTGGGGATCAACACGTTGGGCGCCATGGCGGTGCCCGTGAACATCCGCCTCGCGCCGCCTGAGATTGCGTACATCGTCGACGACGCGGACGGTGACGTGCTCATCGTGGACGAGCCGCTGATCCCGCTCGTGGGCGCGGTGAAGCAGCTGACCACGCGCATCAAGCGGGTGATCGTGCTCGGCAAGGCGCCCGACGGTATGGAGGCGTTCGACGACGTGGTGGCCGAGGGGAGCGCTGGGTTCGAGGCCCCCGACGTGCCCGAGGACACCCCTGCCCTGATCATGTACACGTCCGGCACCACGGGCCGCCCCAAGGGGGCCATGCTGGACCACGGGAACATGGTGGCGCAGTCCATCACGTGCATCCGCGCCATGAACGTGTTCCGCGAAGACGACGTGGCGTTCATGACCGCGCCCCTGTTCCACATCGCGGGCTGGGGCTCGCTGGCGCCGAACCTCATGCTGGGGATTCGCACAGTGATTCACCCGCTGGGCGGGTTCGACCCCGGTGCGCTCTTGGACGCCTACGAGAAGGAGGGCGCGACGACCGCGTTCAACGTGCCCGAGCAGTGGAAGGCGCTGTGCGCGCATCCGGACGCCACGAGCAAGGGGCGCAAGCTGCGCATCATCAGCTGGGGTGCCGCGCCCGCGTCGCTCACGCTCCTGCAGAAGATGGGCGAGACCTTCCCCAACGCGCTGAACGTGGCGGTCTTCGGGCAGACCGAGATGTCCCCCATCACCTGCGTGCTGCGCGGGGACGACTCCGCCCGCAAGATCGGTTCGGTGGGGCTACCGGTGCCCACCATCCAGTACCGCGTGGTGGACGACGCCATGAACGACGTGTCGCGCGGCGAGGTGGGCGAGATCATCTACCGCGGTCCGACGCTGATGCAGGGCTACTGGCGCAAGCCCGCGGAGACCGCCGACGCGTTCGAGGGCGGCTGGTTCCACTCCGGCGACCTCGTGCGTCAGGACGACGAGGGTTACGTGTGGGTGGTCGACCGCAAGAAGGACATGATCATCTCGGGCGGCGAGAACATCTACTGCGCCGAGGTGGAGAACGCGCTCGCGACCCACCCGGACATCCTCGACGCCGCCGTGTACGGGCGCGCGGACGCCAAGTGGGGCGAGATCCCAGTGGCCGCCGTGGTGCTGCGTCCTGGGGCGTCGTTGGACGTCGAGACGCTGCAGACGTACCTGAACGCGCACCTCGCGCGCTTCAAGCAGCCCAAGGCGCTGGTGGTGTTGAGCGAGCTGCCGCGCAACGCGGGCGGCAAGGTGGTCAAGGGCACCCTGCGCAAGAACGACCCGGCCTGA
- a CDS encoding phosphotransferase family protein, translating to MVGEVQQEALGAAVAMLCRDALGPDTEVVEVKRLTAGASATTHRVRVRVGASGTERALILRRAAPGDPFGGRVGPALEAATQAAVFAAGGPVAEVVAAFEAHSVLGDGYLMGCLEGETLGPRIVRDPAFGAARAALVGQCAQALACIHDVSPGDLPSLPVRGAETQLDELMRLHRSFGERAPVLEAAFRVLRDDRPETSEGPCLVHGDFRVGNLVVGPAGLVGVLDWELTHLGDPVEDLGWLCVAAWRFGGAGAVGGVGDRGALLAAYERASGRAVDPTALRYWELFGNLKWAIICQYQAYAHLRGAARSVERAVIGRRVAEVERDVLHLLRGDREEVTCR from the coding sequence ATGGTTGGCGAAGTCCAACAGGAAGCGCTGGGTGCGGCGGTGGCCATGCTCTGCCGCGACGCGCTTGGGCCCGACACCGAGGTGGTCGAGGTCAAGCGGCTGACCGCAGGCGCCTCGGCGACCACCCACCGCGTGAGGGTGCGCGTGGGCGCGAGTGGGACCGAGCGCGCCTTGATCCTGCGGCGTGCTGCCCCGGGCGACCCCTTCGGGGGACGCGTCGGGCCCGCGCTCGAGGCTGCTACTCAAGCTGCGGTGTTCGCCGCCGGAGGCCCCGTGGCGGAGGTGGTGGCGGCGTTCGAGGCGCACTCGGTGCTGGGCGACGGGTATCTCATGGGCTGCCTCGAGGGCGAGACCCTCGGGCCGCGCATCGTCCGTGATCCCGCGTTCGGCGCAGCGCGCGCGGCGCTCGTGGGGCAGTGCGCGCAGGCGCTCGCGTGTATCCACGACGTGTCCCCCGGGGACCTGCCGAGCCTGCCGGTGCGTGGCGCAGAGACGCAGCTGGACGAGCTGATGCGGCTCCACCGCAGCTTCGGGGAGCGCGCGCCCGTGCTCGAGGCGGCGTTCCGTGTGCTCCGCGACGACCGTCCCGAGACGTCCGAAGGGCCTTGCTTGGTCCACGGAGACTTTCGCGTCGGCAACCTCGTGGTCGGCCCCGCTGGCCTCGTCGGGGTGCTCGACTGGGAGCTCACACATCTGGGCGACCCCGTCGAGGACCTCGGGTGGCTGTGCGTCGCAGCGTGGCGCTTCGGCGGTGCGGGCGCAGTCGGAGGCGTGGGAGACCGCGGCGCGCTGCTGGCCGCCTACGAGCGCGCGAGCGGCCGCGCGGTGGACCCCACGGCGCTGCGCTACTGGGAGCTGTTCGGCAACCTCAAGTGGGCGATCATCTGTCAGTACCAGGCCTACGCGCACCTGCGCGGCGCGGCGCGCTCGGTGGAGCGCGCGGTCATCGGTCGGCGCGTGGCCGAGGTGGAGCGCGACGTGCTGCACCTGCTGCGCGGAGACCGCGAGGAGGTGACATGCCGCTGA
- the pilB gene encoding type IV-A pilus assembly ATPase PilB, giving the protein MSNRLGELLVREKRISLEQLRTAQETQRRDKVSLGYALARQGVISDDEITEFLSAQYRVQSIDLSNYEIDPDVMKLISHDVCMRHKVVPVSRAGSALIVAMVDPSNLHAIDDIKFLTGYNVEPVVASEAAILAKLEQGNAPPEISYDDIMDGFDEDDIDFTGTEEDVNIMDLERASGDAPVVRLCNAILLNAIKKGASDIHIEPYEKSLRVRYRIDGVLSEEMRPPLKMKNAISSRIKIMSSLDIAERRLPQDGRIKLKMGKGREMDFRVSVLPTLFGEKIVMRLLDKSNLQLDMTKLGFDEGPLSDFKENIHRPYGMVLVTGPTGSGKTTTLYSALSELNTIDTNISTAEDPVEFNLAGINQVNMHDDIGLNFAAALRSFLRQDPDIIMVGEIRDFETAEIAIKAALTGHMVLSTLHTNDAPSTVTRLLNMGVEPFLVTASVNLVVAQRLARRICADCKQPTTYTEQAMLDVGFKKDELSNLKLMKGTGCATCGDSGYKGRVALYEVMPFRDQLKELVLQGCSTAELKQEMIRIGITSLRMAGLAKVRGGMTTIEEVLRTTASDSN; this is encoded by the coding sequence ATGAGCAATCGCCTCGGAGAGCTTCTCGTACGTGAAAAGCGCATCAGCCTCGAGCAGCTGCGCACAGCACAGGAGACTCAGCGGCGGGACAAGGTCAGCCTGGGCTACGCGCTCGCTCGGCAGGGCGTCATCTCGGACGACGAGATCACCGAGTTCCTCAGCGCGCAATACCGGGTGCAGTCCATCGACCTCAGCAACTACGAGATCGACCCGGACGTGATGAAGCTCATCTCCCACGACGTGTGCATGCGCCACAAGGTCGTGCCGGTGTCGCGCGCCGGGTCGGCGCTGATCGTGGCCATGGTGGACCCGTCCAACCTGCACGCCATCGACGACATCAAGTTCCTCACGGGCTACAACGTCGAGCCCGTCGTGGCGTCCGAAGCCGCCATCCTCGCGAAGCTCGAGCAAGGCAACGCCCCGCCCGAGATCTCCTACGACGACATCATGGACGGGTTCGATGAAGACGACATCGACTTCACCGGCACCGAAGAAGACGTCAACATCATGGACCTCGAGCGGGCGTCGGGGGACGCGCCGGTCGTGCGCCTGTGCAACGCCATCCTGCTCAACGCCATCAAGAAGGGCGCGTCCGACATCCACATCGAGCCCTACGAGAAGAGCCTGCGGGTGCGCTACCGCATCGACGGCGTGCTCAGCGAGGAGATGCGTCCGCCGCTGAAGATGAAGAACGCCATCTCGTCGCGTATCAAGATCATGTCCTCGCTGGACATCGCCGAGCGCCGGCTGCCGCAGGACGGCCGCATCAAGCTGAAGATGGGCAAGGGGCGCGAGATGGACTTCCGCGTGTCCGTCCTCCCGACGCTCTTCGGCGAGAAGATCGTCATGCGACTCTTGGACAAGTCCAACCTTCAGCTGGACATGACCAAGCTGGGCTTCGACGAGGGGCCCCTGTCGGACTTCAAGGAGAACATCCACCGTCCATACGGCATGGTGCTGGTCACGGGGCCGACGGGTTCCGGAAAGACCACCACGCTGTACTCCGCGCTCTCCGAGCTGAACACGATCGACACGAACATCAGCACCGCCGAGGATCCCGTCGAGTTCAACCTGGCCGGCATCAACCAGGTCAACATGCACGACGACATCGGCCTGAACTTCGCCGCGGCGCTGCGCAGCTTCCTGCGCCAGGATCCGGACATCATCATGGTCGGTGAGATTCGTGACTTCGAGACGGCCGAGATCGCCATCAAGGCCGCTCTCACGGGCCACATGGTGCTCTCCACGCTGCACACCAACGACGCGCCCAGCACCGTCACCCGCTTGCTCAACATGGGCGTCGAGCCCTTCCTCGTCACCGCCTCGGTCAACCTGGTGGTGGCGCAGCGCCTCGCGCGCCGCATCTGCGCGGACTGCAAGCAGCCCACGACGTACACCGAGCAGGCCATGCTGGACGTCGGCTTCAAGAAGGACGAGCTGAGCAACCTCAAGCTCATGAAGGGCACCGGCTGCGCGACGTGCGGCGACTCTGGCTACAAGGGCCGCGTGGCGCTCTACGAGGTCATGCCCTTCCGCGACCAGCTCAAGGAGCTGGTGTTGCAGGGCTGCTCCACGGCCGAGCTGAAGCAAGAGATGATCCGTATCGGCATCACGTCGCTGCGCATGGCCGGCCTCGCCAAGGTGCGTGGGGGCATGACCACCATCGAAGAGGTGCTGCGCACCACGGCCTCCGACTCGAACTGA
- a CDS encoding DUF1566 domain-containing protein gives MPRLLLAVAFVGLATVALFGTRAAALAPDGRYVVDTDTTTDTVTALTWQQTPPEASYDQAAANAYCDGLALGGHEDWRLPSLHELLSIVDPTRGGPTIDSRGFPSTPSAYYWTRTPYAPVSGLGWTVSFSAGTSFPQNESVAARVRCVR, from the coding sequence ATGCCTCGCTTGCTCCTCGCCGTCGCCTTCGTCGGGCTGGCGACCGTCGCGCTCTTCGGAACGCGCGCGGCCGCGCTCGCCCCCGATGGCCGATATGTCGTCGACACGGACACCACCACCGACACGGTCACCGCGTTGACGTGGCAGCAGACTCCACCAGAGGCGAGCTACGATCAGGCGGCCGCGAACGCGTACTGCGACGGACTCGCGCTCGGCGGCCACGAAGATTGGCGACTCCCGTCTCTCCACGAGCTGCTCTCGATCGTCGACCCCACCCGCGGCGGCCCGACGATCGACTCGCGAGGCTTTCCCTCTACGCCGAGCGCCTACTACTGGACCCGTACGCCCTACGCGCCGGTCTCGGGGCTCGGCTGGACGGTCTCGTTCTCGGCCGGCACCTCGTTTCCACAGAACGAATCGGTCGCCGCACGCGTCCGCTGCGTTCGCTGA
- a CDS encoding DUF1566 domain-containing protein encodes MLVTAAASCFALAALLGGCGSDPGPGIGVDQGPDSTMDQGPSFELGTSCAVDNGGCDPLVACSMGGGTVDCGPCPEGYSGSGVTGCVDVDECASDNGGCGSAAFYACTNRVGAAPTCADIDECTDGTAGCDLHATCVNQVGAAAECICEAGYVGDGMTCALDPCDGATVCAGTWPATSTPYSFECVPRVPTYVCQGQLPTWDVTDDALTRSGRFEVRSGSDGVLGTADDTVLDLVTSLEWERLPPSGTYTQAEAVVRCQGLSIAGGGFRLPEKSELESLVDPTRANPAIDTSAFPQPIGTSYWSRTPYVPGFDQGFSLTSFNGRTEIAADTSAKSARCVR; translated from the coding sequence GTGCTCGTCACCGCTGCCGCCAGTTGCTTCGCCCTCGCCGCGCTCCTCGGCGGCTGCGGGTCAGACCCTGGTCCCGGGATTGGAGTCGACCAAGGCCCCGACTCGACGATGGACCAGGGCCCGAGCTTCGAGCTGGGGACGTCGTGCGCCGTCGACAACGGGGGGTGCGACCCGCTCGTGGCGTGCTCCATGGGCGGAGGCACCGTCGACTGCGGCCCCTGTCCGGAGGGGTACTCCGGCTCCGGCGTCACCGGCTGCGTAGACGTCGACGAGTGCGCGAGCGACAACGGCGGGTGCGGGAGCGCCGCCTTCTACGCGTGCACCAACCGCGTCGGTGCGGCGCCCACGTGCGCCGACATCGACGAGTGCACGGACGGCACGGCGGGCTGTGATCTCCACGCGACGTGCGTCAACCAGGTAGGGGCGGCCGCGGAGTGCATCTGTGAGGCAGGCTATGTGGGGGATGGCATGACCTGCGCGCTCGACCCCTGCGACGGCGCGACCGTCTGCGCGGGGACGTGGCCGGCCACGAGCACGCCGTACTCGTTCGAATGCGTGCCGCGGGTGCCGACCTACGTGTGCCAGGGTCAGCTCCCTACGTGGGACGTGACGGATGACGCGCTCACGAGGAGCGGACGCTTCGAGGTGCGCAGCGGCAGCGATGGCGTGCTGGGGACGGCCGACGACACCGTGCTCGACCTGGTCACGAGCCTCGAGTGGGAGCGTCTGCCCCCCTCGGGCACCTACACACAGGCCGAGGCCGTGGTTCGATGCCAGGGGCTGTCCATCGCGGGAGGAGGCTTCCGGCTCCCCGAGAAGAGCGAGCTCGAGTCGCTCGTGGACCCGACCAGGGCGAATCCCGCGATCGACACGAGCGCCTTCCCGCAGCCCATCGGCACCAGCTACTGGAGCCGCACCCCCTACGTCCCGGGCTTCGACCAGGGCTTCAGCCTCACCTCGTTCAACGGCCGCACCGAGATCGCGGCCGATACTTCCGCCAAGAGCGCGCGCTGTGTGCGCTGA